A window from Pseudomonas sp. MRSN 12121 encodes these proteins:
- a CDS encoding PilZ domain-containing protein, which translates to MPDSRQSLRIKIQHDSFGECLGQTRNLSASGVYVRHPMLAALPKGAVVYGQVQGLPMNAPRVKMEVVQVDAEGIGLRYL; encoded by the coding sequence ATGCCCGATTCGCGCCAATCCCTGAGGATCAAGATCCAGCATGACAGTTTCGGCGAATGCCTGGGGCAGACGCGCAACCTGTCCGCCAGCGGGGTCTATGTCAGGCACCCGATGCTGGCGGCGCTGCCCAAGGGCGCGGTGGTCTACGGCCAGGTGCAAGGCCTGCCGATGAACGCGCCGCGAGTGAAGATGGAAGTGGTGCAGGTGGATGCCGAGGGGATCGGCCTGCGTTATCTCTGA
- a CDS encoding tetratricopeptide repeat protein, which yields MLDSLEKMLAKGVDNALLRFGLGKGYLDLNEYAKAAEHLQRCVGFDPKYSAAWKLLGKAYQGLQDYPAARQAWEQGLEAARGHGDKQAEKEMTVFLKKLERQAKD from the coding sequence ATGCTCGATTCCCTGGAAAAAATGCTCGCCAAGGGTGTGGATAACGCTCTGCTGCGCTTCGGCCTGGGCAAGGGTTACCTGGACCTGAACGAATACGCCAAGGCCGCCGAGCATCTGCAACGCTGCGTCGGTTTCGACCCCAAGTACTCGGCGGCGTGGAAGCTGCTGGGCAAGGCTTACCAGGGGCTGCAGGACTATCCGGCGGCGCGCCAGGCCTGGGAGCAGGGCCTGGAAGCGGCCCGCGGGCATGGCGACAAGCAGGCGGAAAAGGAAATGACGGTGTTCCTCAAGAAGCTGGAACGCCAGGCCAAAGACTGA
- the trkA gene encoding Trk system potassium transporter TrkA — MKIIILGAGQVGGSLAEHLASEANDITVVDTDGDRLRDLGDRLDIRTVQGRASFPTVLRQAGADDADMLVAVTNSDETNMVACQVAHTLFHTPTKIARVREAAYLTRAGLFDNEAIPVDVLISPEQVVTNYIKRLIEHPGALQVIDFAEGKAQLVAVKAYYGGPLVGQQLRQLREHMPNVDTRVAAIFRRDRPILPQGTTVIEADDEVFFIAAKANIRAVMSEMRRLDESNKRIVIAGGGQIGERLAEAIESRYQVKIIEMNPARCRHLSDNLDSTVVLQGSASDRDLLMEENIADADIFLALTNDDEANIMSSLLAKRLGAKKVMTIINNPAYVDLIQGGDIDIAISPQLATIGTLLAHVRRGDIVSVHSLRRGAAEAIEAVAHGDAKSSKVIGRAIENISLPPGTTIGAVIRDEEVLIAHDDTVIEAGDHVILFLVDKKHIRDVEKLFHVGLSFF; from the coding sequence ATGAAAATCATCATCCTCGGCGCCGGGCAGGTGGGCGGTTCCCTGGCAGAGCATCTGGCCAGCGAAGCCAACGACATCACAGTGGTGGATACCGACGGCGATCGCCTGCGCGACCTCGGCGACCGCCTGGACATCCGTACCGTGCAGGGCCGCGCATCGTTCCCAACGGTGCTGCGCCAGGCCGGCGCCGACGATGCCGACATGCTGGTCGCGGTGACCAACAGCGACGAAACCAACATGGTCGCCTGCCAGGTCGCCCACACCCTGTTCCACACCCCGACCAAGATCGCCCGGGTCCGCGAAGCGGCCTACCTGACCCGCGCCGGCCTGTTCGACAACGAAGCGATTCCGGTCGACGTGCTGATCAGCCCCGAGCAGGTGGTGACCAACTACATCAAGCGCCTGATCGAACACCCCGGCGCCCTGCAAGTGATCGACTTCGCCGAAGGCAAGGCCCAGCTGGTGGCGGTCAAGGCCTATTACGGCGGGCCGCTGGTGGGGCAGCAACTGCGCCAGTTGCGCGAGCACATGCCCAACGTCGACACCCGCGTCGCCGCGATCTTCCGCCGCGACCGACCGATCCTGCCCCAGGGCACCACGGTGATCGAGGCCGACGACGAAGTGTTCTTCATCGCCGCCAAGGCCAATATCCGCGCGGTGATGAGCGAGATGCGCCGCCTCGACGAATCCAACAAGCGCATCGTCATCGCCGGCGGCGGGCAGATCGGCGAACGCCTGGCCGAAGCCATCGAAAGCCGTTACCAGGTGAAGATCATCGAGATGAACCCGGCGCGCTGCCGGCACCTCTCGGACAACCTCGACAGTACCGTGGTCCTGCAGGGCAGCGCCTCGGACCGCGACCTGCTGATGGAAGAGAACATCGCCGACGCGGATATCTTCCTGGCCCTGACCAACGACGACGAGGCCAACATCATGTCCTCGCTGCTGGCCAAGCGCCTGGGGGCGAAGAAGGTGATGACCATCATCAACAACCCGGCCTATGTCGACCTGATCCAGGGCGGCGACATCGACATCGCCATCAGCCCGCAGCTGGCCACCATCGGCACCCTGCTGGCCCACGTGCGCCGCGGCGATATTGTCAGCGTGCACTCGCTGCGCCGTGGCGCGGCGGAGGCCATCGAGGCCGTGGCCCATGGCGATGCCAAGTCGAGCAAGGTGATCGGTCGCGCCATCGAGAACATCTCATTGCCGCCGGGGACCACCATCGGCGCGGTCATCCGCGACGAGGAAGTGCTGATCGCCCACGACGACACGGTGATCGAGGCCGGCGACCACGTGATTCTGTTCCTTGTGGATAAAAAACATATCCGCGATGTGGAGAAGCTGTTCCACGTGGGGTTGAGCTTCTTCTGA
- the rsmB gene encoding 16S rRNA (cytosine(967)-C(5))-methyltransferase RsmB, with the protein MNPRLAAAKALTSVLTGKASLNSSLPTLLDKVEARDRGLTQDLAFGTARWQPRLAALAAKLLQKPFKAADADVEALLLVGLYQLLYTRVPAHAAIGETVGCADKLKKPWAKALINAVLRRAQRESEALFAELERDPVVRTAHPRWLQKSLKAFWPEQWEAICAANNAHPPMILRVNRRHHARDAYLKLLGEAGVAATPCVYSQDGIVLAEATDVRNLPGFAEGWISVQDEAAQLAAELLELAPGQRVLDACCAPGGKTCHILEVQPALAGVVAVDLEAKRLVRVRENLDRLGLDAELIAADGRDTAAWWDGKPFQRILLDAPCSATGVIRRHPDIKLTRQADDIAALATLQGELLDAMWSTLEVGGILLYATCSTLPTENTEVIEAFLGRTPGARELDIAGQLGQPAAGLKQPHGRQLLAQEGGHDGFYYAKLIKIAAARG; encoded by the coding sequence ATGAACCCGCGCCTGGCCGCTGCCAAGGCCCTGACTTCGGTCCTCACCGGCAAAGCCTCGCTCAACAGCTCGTTGCCGACCCTGCTGGACAAGGTCGAAGCGCGCGATCGCGGCCTCACCCAGGACCTGGCCTTCGGCACCGCGCGCTGGCAGCCCCGGCTGGCGGCGCTGGCGGCCAAGCTGCTGCAGAAGCCGTTCAAGGCGGCCGACGCCGACGTCGAGGCGCTGCTGCTGGTGGGCCTCTACCAGTTGCTCTACACCCGCGTGCCCGCGCATGCCGCCATCGGCGAGACCGTGGGTTGCGCCGACAAGCTGAAAAAGCCCTGGGCCAAGGCCCTGATCAATGCCGTGCTGCGCCGCGCCCAACGCGAGAGCGAGGCGCTGTTCGCCGAACTGGAGCGCGACCCGGTGGTACGCACCGCCCATCCGCGCTGGCTGCAGAAGTCCCTCAAGGCGTTCTGGCCCGAGCAATGGGAAGCCATCTGCGCCGCCAACAACGCCCACCCGCCGATGATCCTGCGGGTCAACCGGCGTCATCATGCCCGCGACGCCTACCTGAAACTGCTGGGCGAGGCCGGCGTCGCCGCCACGCCTTGCGTCTACAGCCAGGACGGCATCGTGCTCGCTGAAGCAACCGACGTGCGCAACCTGCCGGGGTTCGCAGAAGGCTGGATCAGCGTGCAGGACGAAGCCGCGCAACTGGCCGCCGAACTGCTGGAACTGGCGCCGGGCCAGCGGGTGCTGGACGCCTGCTGCGCCCCCGGCGGCAAGACCTGCCACATCCTCGAAGTCCAGCCCGCGCTGGCCGGCGTGGTGGCGGTGGACCTGGAAGCCAAACGCCTGGTGCGCGTGCGGGAGAACCTCGACCGCCTGGGCCTGGACGCCGAACTGATCGCCGCCGACGGCCGCGATACCGCCGCGTGGTGGGACGGCAAGCCGTTCCAGCGCATCCTGCTCGACGCGCCGTGTTCGGCCACCGGGGTGATCCGTCGCCACCCGGACATCAAGCTCACCCGCCAGGCAGACGACATCGCCGCCCTGGCCACCCTGCAAGGCGAACTGCTGGACGCCATGTGGTCGACCCTGGAAGTCGGCGGCATCCTGCTGTACGCCACGTGCTCGACCCTGCCGACCGAAAACACCGAGGTGATCGAGGCCTTCCTGGGCCGTACCCCGGGGGCTCGCGAGCTGGACATTGCCGGGCAACTGGGGCAGCCTGCGGCCGGCTTGAAGCAGCCCCACGGGCGCCAGTTGCTGGCGCAAGAGGGCGGCCACGACGGGTTCTACTACGCCAAGCTGATCAAGATCGCCGCAGCACGCGGCTAA
- the fmt gene encoding methionyl-tRNA formyltransferase, protein MTEPLRIVFAGTPEFAAEHLKALLASPYEIVAVYTQPDRPAGRGQKLMPSPVKQLAVEHAIPVLQPPTLRNAEAQAELAALKPDLMVVVAYGLILPQAVLDIPHLGCINSHASLLPRWRGAAPIQRAVEAGDAESGVTVMRMEAGLDTGPMLLKVSTPISADDTGGSLHDRLAEIGPPAVVQAIAGLAAGTLQGEVQDDSLATYAHKLNKDEARIDWSRPAVELERLIRAFNPWPICHSTLNGEALKVLAAHLAEGRGIPGTILDASKDGLLVACGEQALCLTRLQLPGGKALNFSDLFNSRREKFATGTVLGQAADAQ, encoded by the coding sequence ATGACTGAGCCACTGCGCATCGTCTTTGCCGGCACTCCGGAATTTGCCGCCGAACACCTCAAGGCCCTGCTCGCCAGCCCCTACGAGATCGTCGCGGTCTACACCCAGCCGGACCGGCCGGCCGGCCGCGGGCAAAAACTGATGCCAAGCCCGGTCAAGCAGCTGGCCGTGGAACACGCCATTCCTGTGCTGCAACCGCCGACCCTGCGCAATGCCGAGGCCCAGGCCGAGCTGGCGGCGCTCAAGCCGGACCTGATGGTGGTGGTCGCCTATGGCCTGATCCTGCCGCAGGCGGTGCTGGATATTCCGCACCTGGGTTGCATCAACAGCCATGCTTCGCTGCTGCCACGCTGGCGCGGGGCGGCGCCGATCCAGCGCGCCGTGGAAGCCGGCGACGCCGAAAGCGGCGTGACCGTGATGCGCATGGAAGCCGGCCTGGACACCGGGCCGATGCTGCTGAAAGTCAGCACCCCGATCAGCGCCGATGACACCGGCGGCAGCCTGCATGACCGCCTCGCCGAAATCGGCCCGCCCGCCGTGGTGCAGGCCATCGCCGGCCTCGCCGCGGGAACCCTGCAAGGCGAAGTGCAGGACGACAGCCTGGCCACCTACGCCCACAAGCTGAACAAGGACGAAGCGCGGATCGACTGGAGCCGCCCGGCGGTGGAGTTGGAGCGCCTGATACGCGCCTTCAACCCCTGGCCGATCTGCCACAGCACCCTGAACGGCGAAGCCCTGAAGGTGCTGGCCGCCCACCTCGCCGAAGGCCGGGGCATACCGGGGACCATCCTCGACGCCAGCAAGGACGGCCTGCTGGTCGCCTGCGGCGAGCAGGCGCTGTGCCTGACCCGCCTGCAATTGCCCGGCGGCAAGGCGCTGAACTTCAGCGACCTGTTCAACAGCCGGCGCGAGAAGTTCGCCACCGGCACCGTGCTCGGCCAAGCGGCGGACGCCCAATGA
- the def gene encoding peptide deformylase: MAILNILEFPDSRLRTIAKPVAVVDDEVRQLVDDMFETMYEAPGIGLAATQVNVHKRIVVMDLSEDRSEPRVFINPEFEPLTDEMGQYQEGCLSVPGFYENVDRPQRVKIKALDRDGQPYELIAEGLLAVCIQHECDHLNGKLFVDYLSTLKRDRIKKKLEKQHRQQA; this comes from the coding sequence ATGGCCATTTTGAACATCCTCGAATTCCCCGACTCGCGCCTGCGCACTATCGCCAAACCGGTGGCCGTAGTGGACGACGAAGTGCGCCAGTTGGTCGACGACATGTTTGAAACAATGTATGAGGCACCCGGCATCGGCCTGGCCGCCACCCAGGTCAACGTGCACAAGCGCATCGTGGTCATGGACCTGTCCGAAGACCGCAGCGAGCCACGGGTATTCATCAACCCCGAGTTCGAACCGCTCACCGACGAGATGGGCCAGTACCAGGAAGGCTGCCTCTCGGTACCGGGCTTCTACGAGAACGTGGATCGTCCGCAGCGCGTGAAAATCAAGGCCCTGGACCGCGACGGCCAGCCTTACGAACTGATCGCCGAAGGCCTGCTCGCGGTGTGCATCCAGCACGAATGCGACCACCTCAACGGCAAATTGTTCGTCGATTACCTATCCACGCTCAAACGTGACCGGATCAAGAAGAAGCTGGAAAAGCAGCACCGCCAGCAGGCTTGA
- a CDS encoding LysM peptidoglycan-binding domain-containing protein produces the protein MRKSLLALLLVGWTGIGQAQVALREDYPQRYTVVAGDTLWSIASRYLRDPWQWPALWQANAGLADPDLIYPGDSLTLTRVDGQPRLNLARAASRGTIKLSPEVRRTPLAEAIPSIPLQAVESFLLSNRILDRADAFDHAPYVVAGDAERVLSGTGDRIFARGRFDPEPSTYGIFRRGKTYTDPGSGEVLGINADEIGGGEVVAVEGDIATLRLLRTTQEVRLGDRLFGSEPRTLDPAFVPSPPSRAVEGLIIDVPRGVNQVGALDVVTLNKGRRDGLAQGNVLAVMKTGETVRDRVAGGEVKMPDERAGLLMVFRTYDKLSYGLVLSASRSLAVMDKVRNP, from the coding sequence ATGAGGAAATCACTACTCGCCTTGCTGCTCGTGGGCTGGACCGGCATCGGCCAGGCCCAGGTGGCGCTCCGCGAGGATTATCCACAGCGCTATACGGTGGTGGCGGGCGACACCCTGTGGAGCATCGCCAGCCGCTATCTGCGTGATCCCTGGCAGTGGCCGGCGCTGTGGCAGGCCAATGCCGGGCTCGCCGATCCCGACCTGATCTACCCCGGCGACTCCCTGACGCTGACCCGGGTCGACGGCCAGCCGCGCCTGAATCTTGCGCGAGCCGCTTCGCGCGGCACGATCAAGCTCTCGCCCGAGGTACGCCGCACGCCGCTGGCCGAGGCGATCCCGAGCATTCCGTTGCAGGCCGTCGAGAGTTTCCTGCTGAGCAACCGCATCCTCGACCGGGCCGATGCCTTCGACCACGCGCCCTATGTGGTGGCCGGCGATGCCGAGCGGGTGCTCAGCGGCACCGGCGACCGTATTTTCGCCCGCGGCCGTTTCGACCCGGAGCCGTCGACCTACGGCATCTTCCGTCGGGGCAAGACCTACACCGACCCCGGCAGCGGCGAGGTGCTGGGGATCAATGCCGACGAGATCGGCGGTGGCGAGGTGGTCGCGGTCGAGGGCGATATCGCCACCCTGCGCTTGCTGCGCACCACCCAGGAAGTGCGGCTGGGCGACCGCTTGTTCGGCAGCGAGCCGCGCACCCTCGACCCGGCCTTCGTTCCCAGCCCGCCGAGCCGGGCGGTCGAGGGGCTGATCATCGACGTGCCGCGCGGGGTGAACCAGGTCGGCGCGCTGGACGTGGTGACGCTGAACAAGGGGCGGCGCGACGGCCTGGCCCAGGGCAATGTGCTGGCGGTGATGAAAACCGGCGAAACCGTGCGTGACCGGGTGGCTGGCGGCGAAGTGAAGATGCCCGACGAACGGGCCGGCCTGCTGATGGTCTTCCGGACCTACGACAAGCTCAGCTACGGCCTCGTGCTCAGCGCTTCGCGCTCGCTGGCGGTCATGGACAAGGTACGCAATCCGTAA
- the dprA gene encoding DNA-processing protein DprA — MSQPVRASVSPAELEARLRLHRLPELGPKRFQVLLEAFGSASRAISAPASAWRALGLPALAAESRRSVQVREGASHALAWLERPGQHLLMWDQPDYPALLNEIADAPPLLFVAGDPRLLEKPQLAVVGSRRASRPGMDTAAAFSRSLAAAGFVITSGLALGIDGAAHQAALEVGGQTVGVLGTGLENFYPQRNRRLAEAMIAQGSAVVSEFPLETGPQPGHFPRRNRIISGLSLGVLVVEASVASGSLITARLAAEQGREVYAIPGSIHHPGARGCHQLIRDGAVLVETIEHILEALRGWQRLPLVGDPPEALPAHPLLALLHAAPQTSEGLATTSGWTLPRVLAALTELELEGRAVCESGRWFVRVKS, encoded by the coding sequence ATGTCGCAGCCTGTCCGGGCGTCGGTTTCCCCTGCGGAGCTGGAAGCCCGTCTACGTTTGCACCGTTTGCCGGAACTGGGCCCGAAACGTTTCCAGGTGCTGCTCGAAGCCTTCGGTTCGGCCTCCCGCGCCATCAGCGCACCGGCCAGCGCCTGGCGGGCCCTGGGCCTGCCGGCGCTGGCCGCCGAGTCGCGGCGCAGCGTCCAGGTGCGCGAGGGCGCCAGCCATGCACTGGCCTGGCTAGAGCGTCCCGGCCAGCATTTACTGATGTGGGACCAGCCGGATTACCCGGCACTGCTCAATGAAATCGCCGATGCGCCGCCGCTGTTGTTCGTCGCCGGCGATCCGCGTCTGCTGGAGAAACCGCAGTTGGCAGTGGTGGGCAGCCGCCGCGCATCACGGCCCGGCATGGACACCGCCGCGGCGTTTTCCCGCAGCCTGGCCGCGGCCGGTTTTGTCATCACCAGCGGCCTGGCGCTGGGGATCGATGGCGCGGCGCACCAGGCTGCGCTGGAAGTCGGCGGGCAGACTGTCGGCGTGCTGGGCACCGGCCTGGAAAACTTTTATCCACAGCGCAACCGGCGCCTGGCCGAGGCCATGATCGCCCAGGGCAGCGCGGTGGTTTCCGAGTTCCCGCTGGAGACCGGCCCCCAGCCCGGCCACTTTCCCCGGCGCAACCGGATCATCAGCGGCCTGTCCCTGGGCGTGCTGGTGGTCGAGGCCAGCGTTGCCAGCGGTTCGCTGATCACCGCCCGGCTCGCCGCCGAGCAAGGACGCGAGGTGTATGCGATACCCGGGTCGATCCATCACCCCGGCGCCCGGGGTTGTCATCAACTGATTCGCGACGGCGCGGTGCTGGTGGAAACCATCGAGCACATCCTCGAGGCCCTGCGTGGCTGGCAGCGGTTGCCGTTGGTCGGCGACCCGCCCGAAGCCTTGCCGGCTCACCCGCTGCTGGCGCTGTTGCACGCCGCGCCGCAGACCAGCGAAGGCCTGGCCACGACCAGCGGCTGGACGTTGCCCAGGGTATTGGCGGCGCTCACCGAACTGGAGCTGGAAGGCCGCGCGGTATGCGAAAGCGGTCGTTGGTTTGTCCGGGTAAAAAGCTAG